A region of Coccinella septempunctata chromosome 5, icCocSept1.1, whole genome shotgun sequence DNA encodes the following proteins:
- the LOC123313560 gene encoding uncharacterized protein LOC123313560 isoform X1 — protein sequence MYLSVEAPSCKKVFVFTIFLAAVVLLCFYHENPLEGIYYDNGLIDLVNVTTNYTEYLVWSPECRIRNVDPFNEEAMKYSRKEKYISCSQQKLLTYVNVNGTKAVLHIDKKNQHFYTKEDVTCCYSYVRRFGSKQKPDEGIKFSTCIAFKDSLNLTQDTVKVSCHSKKHKKVYENVHEVIRAKDEHIASKLPQNSDRVPSVLFVGIDSISRLNLIRAMPKTYEFLSNDSETWFPLLGYNKVGDNTFPNLMAIFTGYNITEAYQNCNPKKIGPLDSCRFIWKDYKKFGYITAYGEDETCINTFNYRKKGFTKEPVDYYFKPYMEAAESIGTVKRDTLSYCAGPETSAERILNLAKDFAITYREYKSFGFFWMNTFSHNNLNTPSRMDEKVLNFLKEITEAKILDNSIVVFLSDHGIRFGDIRHTFTGWYEERLPYIYFSFPESFKKKYPEEIANFRTNANRLTTPFDVYITLQHLLVLSGFNFTIKSITSCPFCKSLLTDIDLTRSCETVGIAPHWCTCSGFSNLNSKDSVVLAAANFLVKEIQRNVHKMGGSPKCAKYHLGKVLLSSISDKFSYKNDTYLLISIETIPKAVFEATIHLIKDAKNATTFVIDTSISRLDSYFIHGKCVSDEILKQYCYCK from the exons ATGTACCTATCCGTAGAAGCTCCATCATGTAAGAAAGTATTTgtattcacaatatttctggcGGCTGTGGTTCTACTTTGTTTTTATCACGAGAACCCACTCGAAGGAATTTACTATGATAATGGATTAATAGATCTCGTAAACGTTACCACAAATTATACAG AGTATTTGGTTTGGAGTCCGGAATGCAGAATCCGAAACGTGGATCCTTTCAACGAAGAAGCCATGAAATATTCTCGAAAAGAAAAATACATTTCATGCAGCCAACAAAAGTTGCTCACTTATGTTAATGTAAACGGAACGAAAGCTGTATTGcatattgataaaaaaaatcaacatttcTATACCAAAGAAGATGTGACCTGTTGCTATTCTTATGTCCGCAGATTTGGCAGTAAACAGAAGCCCGATGAAGGAATCAA attcagtACCTGCATAGCTTTCAAGGATTCCCTCAATCTTACCCAAGATACCGTGAAAGTATCGTGCCATTCAAAAAAGCACAAGAAAGTTTATGAGAATGTGCATGAAGTTATAAGAGCCAAAGATGAACATATTGCATCGAAATTGCCACAGAATTCTGACAGAGTGCCAAGTGTTTTATTCGTAGGAATTGATAGTATTTCTAGATTGAATCTTATTCGCGCCATGCCAAAAACTTACGAATTTTTATCCAATGACAGCGAAACGTGGTTTCCACTCTTGGGATATAATAAAGTTGGTGACAACACGTTTCCAAACCTGATGGCCATTTTCACCGGATACAATATTACAGAAGCTTACCAGAACTGCAATCCTAAGAAGATAGGACCATTAGATTCGTGTCGATTCATTTGGAAGGATTATAAAAAATTTGGCTATATCACAGCTTATGGGGAAGACGAAACCTGCATTAACACTTTCAATTATCGAAAGAAAGGATTCACTAAGGAACCGGTAGATTACTATTTCAAACCTTACATGGAAGCTGCGGAAAGTATAGGTACTGTGAAACGCGACACTCTCAGTTACTGCGCTGGACCGGAGACATCTGCTGAGAGAATTTTGAACTTAGCTAAAGATTTCGCCATCACCTACAGGGAATACAAAAGTTTCGGATTCTTCTGGATGAATACTTTCAGTCACAACAACCTCAATACTCCCAGCAGAATGGATGAGAAAGTACTAAACTTCCTAAAAGAGATAACAGAAGCAAAGATTTTAGACAATAGCATAGTCGTATTCTTGAGTGATCATGGCATTCGTTTTGGAGATATAAGACACACATTCACCGGCTGGTACGAAGAAAGGTTACCTTATATTTATTTCTCCTTCCCTGAGTCATTCAAAAAGAAGTACCCAGaagaaattgcaaattttcgtACTAACGCTAACAGACTAACAACACCATTCGACGTGTATATAACCTTGCAGCATCTGTTAGTTCTTTCTGGATTCAACTTTACCATTAAATCTATCACTTCTTGTCCATTTTGTAAATCTTTATTAACAGATATAGACTTAACTAGATCATGCGAGACAGTTGGAATCGCACCACATTGGTGCACGTGCTCTGGTTTTTCTAATTTGAATAGCAAAGATAGTGTTGTTCTAGCAGCAGCAAATTTTCTAGTTAAGGAAATACAACGCAATGTACATAAAATGGGAGGTAGCCCTAAGTGTGCCAAATATCATTTAGGCAAAGTACTACTTTCCTCTATATCCGATAAGTTTAGTTATAAAAATGACACCTATTTATTGATATCTATAGAAACGATACCAAAAGCAGTTTTCGAGGCAACAATACATTTGATAAAAGATGCCAAAAACGCCACGACCTTCGTTATTGATACTTCCATAAGTAGATTGGACAGCTATTTTATACATGGAAAATGTGTTTCTGACGAAATTTTGAAACAGTATTGTTATTGTAAGTAA
- the LOC123313560 gene encoding uncharacterized protein LOC123313560 isoform X2, which translates to MKYSRKEKYISCSQQKLLTYVNVNGTKAVLHIDKKNQHFYTKEDVTCCYSYVRRFGSKQKPDEGIKFSTCIAFKDSLNLTQDTVKVSCHSKKHKKVYENVHEVIRAKDEHIASKLPQNSDRVPSVLFVGIDSISRLNLIRAMPKTYEFLSNDSETWFPLLGYNKVGDNTFPNLMAIFTGYNITEAYQNCNPKKIGPLDSCRFIWKDYKKFGYITAYGEDETCINTFNYRKKGFTKEPVDYYFKPYMEAAESIGTVKRDTLSYCAGPETSAERILNLAKDFAITYREYKSFGFFWMNTFSHNNLNTPSRMDEKVLNFLKEITEAKILDNSIVVFLSDHGIRFGDIRHTFTGWYEERLPYIYFSFPESFKKKYPEEIANFRTNANRLTTPFDVYITLQHLLVLSGFNFTIKSITSCPFCKSLLTDIDLTRSCETVGIAPHWCTCSGFSNLNSKDSVVLAAANFLVKEIQRNVHKMGGSPKCAKYHLGKVLLSSISDKFSYKNDTYLLISIETIPKAVFEATIHLIKDAKNATTFVIDTSISRLDSYFIHGKCVSDEILKQYCYCK; encoded by the exons ATGAAATATTCTCGAAAAGAAAAATACATTTCATGCAGCCAACAAAAGTTGCTCACTTATGTTAATGTAAACGGAACGAAAGCTGTATTGcatattgataaaaaaaatcaacatttcTATACCAAAGAAGATGTGACCTGTTGCTATTCTTATGTCCGCAGATTTGGCAGTAAACAGAAGCCCGATGAAGGAATCAA attcagtACCTGCATAGCTTTCAAGGATTCCCTCAATCTTACCCAAGATACCGTGAAAGTATCGTGCCATTCAAAAAAGCACAAGAAAGTTTATGAGAATGTGCATGAAGTTATAAGAGCCAAAGATGAACATATTGCATCGAAATTGCCACAGAATTCTGACAGAGTGCCAAGTGTTTTATTCGTAGGAATTGATAGTATTTCTAGATTGAATCTTATTCGCGCCATGCCAAAAACTTACGAATTTTTATCCAATGACAGCGAAACGTGGTTTCCACTCTTGGGATATAATAAAGTTGGTGACAACACGTTTCCAAACCTGATGGCCATTTTCACCGGATACAATATTACAGAAGCTTACCAGAACTGCAATCCTAAGAAGATAGGACCATTAGATTCGTGTCGATTCATTTGGAAGGATTATAAAAAATTTGGCTATATCACAGCTTATGGGGAAGACGAAACCTGCATTAACACTTTCAATTATCGAAAGAAAGGATTCACTAAGGAACCGGTAGATTACTATTTCAAACCTTACATGGAAGCTGCGGAAAGTATAGGTACTGTGAAACGCGACACTCTCAGTTACTGCGCTGGACCGGAGACATCTGCTGAGAGAATTTTGAACTTAGCTAAAGATTTCGCCATCACCTACAGGGAATACAAAAGTTTCGGATTCTTCTGGATGAATACTTTCAGTCACAACAACCTCAATACTCCCAGCAGAATGGATGAGAAAGTACTAAACTTCCTAAAAGAGATAACAGAAGCAAAGATTTTAGACAATAGCATAGTCGTATTCTTGAGTGATCATGGCATTCGTTTTGGAGATATAAGACACACATTCACCGGCTGGTACGAAGAAAGGTTACCTTATATTTATTTCTCCTTCCCTGAGTCATTCAAAAAGAAGTACCCAGaagaaattgcaaattttcgtACTAACGCTAACAGACTAACAACACCATTCGACGTGTATATAACCTTGCAGCATCTGTTAGTTCTTTCTGGATTCAACTTTACCATTAAATCTATCACTTCTTGTCCATTTTGTAAATCTTTATTAACAGATATAGACTTAACTAGATCATGCGAGACAGTTGGAATCGCACCACATTGGTGCACGTGCTCTGGTTTTTCTAATTTGAATAGCAAAGATAGTGTTGTTCTAGCAGCAGCAAATTTTCTAGTTAAGGAAATACAACGCAATGTACATAAAATGGGAGGTAGCCCTAAGTGTGCCAAATATCATTTAGGCAAAGTACTACTTTCCTCTATATCCGATAAGTTTAGTTATAAAAATGACACCTATTTATTGATATCTATAGAAACGATACCAAAAGCAGTTTTCGAGGCAACAATACATTTGATAAAAGATGCCAAAAACGCCACGACCTTCGTTATTGATACTTCCATAAGTAGATTGGACAGCTATTTTATACATGGAAAATGTGTTTCTGACGAAATTTTGAAACAGTATTGTTATTGTAAGTAA